One genomic region from Xylocopa sonorina isolate GNS202 chromosome 8, iyXylSono1_principal, whole genome shotgun sequence encodes:
- the Ast gene encoding single-strand DNA endonuclease protein asteroid isoform X1 produces the protein MGIPGLTTYVNNRSYLYLKYYELHDTYLVIDGNSIICQLYLNCARCNCVFGGDYDNYAQHVSNFFDDLLKCKVTPLVVIDGGCEDKKMKTIISRTKEKIRTASFFDISSQLRMKFFPLLLTDVFKDVLREKNIRHVQCLFEADKDIAAAAKILNCPVLSLDSDFYIYGPLYIPFDTLDDYVVKSSNGNGYVLRCKIYRVEYLLHSFRGLDQSLLPLAAVLLGNDYVKRGTFKNFFRHLKLRGASRRKHNRQQFRIESTFVWLSKYTLNKAIIGVLSRLAKPWRQKILNLIEVNINGYTNASAEILIPLGFPRDYVARVNTHHLNRSFKFDEDINTLTYVEEVCEDEDFETSGEEDEDIIDMVNTLNETESMSEHVAVRNLPAWFVNEYLMARYPTYFMDLIVRRLYICSVQLEDYCYPSSITISLKIVSIIFGLLKSGINDKVRYMRYMTRNQNSELICRELQGTEIINHCKLPSLKNLREIPLIIRREILNKALGIANIEFINELLPEWMLYVGCAMYWIKEQDPCLSHKIYLYSIFICMLFNIIDSRIGKYRDIGKFLNKYGETIKTIKEERKVNNYKPNYPMNCTVIEAYNQIDHSDCLLAAPFFISHFEMDKKLYMNPKKLNRRIVHVFAEFQNCLKHIMNLNTLLDYPYPQIKTANLFHGTLLYNLSNKFKMHNNNIEAYIEIILNMSPSLLRLFNILLLKIKPIFPLLLQNDYNLTKQKLKPKRVKTVGKNSTESDTEYYSADDHVNEPFYDANNPFSVLNNM, from the coding sequence ATGGGAATTCCTGGATTGACTACCTACGTAAATAATCGTTCATatctctatttaaaatattatgaaTTGCACGATACATACTTAGTTATCGATGGAAACAGTATTATTTGCCAATTATACCTTAATTGTGCGAGGTGCAATTGTGTATTTGGTGGTGATTACGACAATTATGCGCAACACGTATCAAATTTTTTTGACGATCTATTGAAATGCAAGGTAACTCCGCTGGTTGTGATCGATGGCGGCTGCGAGGATAAAAAAATGAAAACTATCATAAGCAGAACGAAAGAGAAGATTCGTACAGCATCGTTCTTTGATATAAGTAGTCAATTGAGAATGAAATTTTTCCCTTTATTACTGACAGATGTTTTCAAGGATGTACTGAGAGAAAAGAATATTCGTCATGTACAATGTCTGTTTGAGGCTGACAAGGATATAGCTGCAGCAGCAAAAATCTTAAACTGTCCTGTTCTCAGCCTCGATTcagatttttatatatatggaCCATTGTACATACCATTTGATACATTAGACGATTATGTAGTTAAAAGCTCAAATGGAAATGGTTATGTGTTACGTTGTAAAATATATAGAGTCGAATATTTACTTCATTCCTTTAGGGGATTAGATCAGTCCTTGTTACCATTGGCTGCTGTATTACTAGGTAATGACTACGTTAAACGTGGAACTTTTAAAAATTTCTTTCGTCATTTGAAACTAAGAGGGGCGTCAAGGAGGAAACATAATCGTCAACAATTTCGTATAGAATCAACTTTTGTCTGGTTGAGTAAATATACCTTGAATAAAGCAATCATAGGAGTCTTAAGTAGATTAGCCAAACCTTGGAGGCAGAAAATATTGAACTTAATAGAGGTCAATATAAATGGTTACACAAATGCATCTGCAGAGATACTCATACCACTAGGATTCCCAAGGGATTATGTTGCTCGTGTAAATACCCATCATTTGAATAGAAGTTTTAAATTTGATGAAGATATCAATACCTTAACATATGTAGAAGAAGTTTGCGAAGATGAAGATTTTGAAACAAGTGGAGAGGAAGATGAAGATATCATTGATATGGTAAACACGCTCAATGAGACTGAATCGATGTCTGAACATGTAGCTGTTAGGAATTTGCCTGCATGGTTTGTAAATGAATATCTTATGGCTAGATATCCAACATACTTTATGGATTTGATAGTTCGACGGTTGTATATTTGTTCTGTACAACTAGAGGATTACTGTTACCCTTCAAGCATTACAATAAGTTTAAAAATTGTCAGCATCATATTTGGTCTTCTAAAATCAGGAATAAATGATAAAGTACGTTATATGAGATATATGACTAGAAATCAAAACAGCGAACTTATATGTCGGGAATTACAAGGTACAGAGATCATAAACCATTGTAAACTTCCTTCTCTAAAAAATCTTAGAGAAATTCCATTAATTATCCGAAGAGAAATTTTAAATAAGGCTTTAGGTATCGCAAACATAGAGTTTATAAATGAACTTCTACCAGAATGGATGTTGTATGTTGGATGTGCAATGTATTGGATAAAAGAACAAGATCCTTGTCTATCTCATAAGATTTACTTATACTCTATATTTATTTGTATGTTATTTAACATAATAGATTCTAGAATTGGAAAATATAGAGATATAGGTaagtttttaaataaatatggtGAAACAATTAAAACTATCAAAGAGGAAAGAAAAGTAAATAATTATAAGCCAAACTATCCAATGAACTGTACAGTTATTGAAGCTTATAATCAAATTGACCACAGTGATTGCCTCTTAGCAGCGCCATTTTTTATTTCTCACTTTGAAATGGATAAAAAATTATATATGAATCCAAAAAAATTGAATAGACGTATAGTTCATGTATTTGCAGAGTTTCAGAATTGTTTGAAGCATATCATGAATTTAAATACACTTTTAGATTATCCTTATCCACAAATAAAAACTGCAAATCTTTTTCATGGCACATTATTGTATAATTTAAGTAATAAATTTAAAatgcataataataatattgaaGCATACATAGAAATTATTCTTAACATGTCTCCAAGCCTTTTGAGATTGTTTAATatacttttattaaaaataaaaccaATATTTCCATTATTACTCCAGAATGATTATAATCTTACAAAACAAAAACTAAAACCTAAACGTGTAAAAACTGTTGGAAAAAATTCAACTGAAAGTGATACTGAATATTATAGTGCTGATGATCACGTAAATGAACCATTTTATGATGCAAACAATCCATTTTCTGTGCTTAATAACATGTAA
- the LOC143425939 gene encoding uncharacterized protein LOC143425939 isoform X2: MIVATVKRLQLRKLYVPFSLISEYLQHSYPVGNNLKEFSKELKKKLNCAVHVGLIMKHGENEYYLPTLRQKANTPETAFSEFWEIYKNYSRLCASQIQNGSKHYSRFKNRNKITKYSKNNNYISEI; the protein is encoded by the exons ATGATAGTTGCAACAGTAAAAAGATTACAATTGCGTAAACTTTATGTTCCTTTCAGTCTTATTAGCGAATATCTACAGCATTCTTACCCAGTAGGAAATAATTTAAAAGAATTTAGCaaagaattgaaaaaaaaactgaATTGCGCTGTTCACGTTGGAttaataatgaaacatggagaaaatgaatattatctacCTACTCTGAGACAAAAAGCAAATACACCCGAAACAGCATTCAGTGAATTTTGGGAGATatataaaaat TATTCTAGACTCTGTGCTTCACAAATCCAAAATGGAAGTAAGCATTATTCAAGatttaaaaatagaaataaaattaCAAAATATTCCAAAAACAACAATTATATTAGTGAAATATAA
- the Ast gene encoding single-strand DNA endonuclease protein asteroid isoform X2: protein MGIPGLTTYVNNRSYLYLKYYELHDTYLVIDGNSIICQLYLNCARCNCVFGGDYDNYAQHVSNFFDDLLKCKVTPLVVIDGGCEDKKMKTIISRTKEKIRTASFFDISSQLRMKFFPLLLTDVFKDVLREKNIRHVQCLFEADKDIAAAAKILNCPVLSLDSDFYIYGPLYIPFDTLDDYVVKSSNGNGYVLRCKIYRVEYLLHSFRGLDQSLLPLAAVLLGNDYVKRGTFKNFFRHLKLRGASRRKHNRQQFRIESTFVWLSKYTLNKAIIGVLSRLAKPWRQKILNLIEVNINGYTNASAEILIPLGFPRDYVARVNTHHLNRSFKFDEDINTLTYVEEVCEDEDFETSGEEDEDIIDMVNTLNETESMSEHVAVRNLPAWFVNEYLMARYPTYFMDLIVRRLYICSVQLEDYCYPSSITISLKIVSIIFGLLKSGINDKVRYMRYMTRNQNSELICRELQGIANIEFINELLPEWMLYVGCAMYWIKEQDPCLSHKIYLYSIFICMLFNIIDSRIGKYRDIGKFLNKYGETIKTIKEERKVNNYKPNYPMNCTVIEAYNQIDHSDCLLAAPFFISHFEMDKKLYMNPKKLNRRIVHVFAEFQNCLKHIMNLNTLLDYPYPQIKTANLFHGTLLYNLSNKFKMHNNNIEAYIEIILNMSPSLLRLFNILLLKIKPIFPLLLQNDYNLTKQKLKPKRVKTVGKNSTESDTEYYSADDHVNEPFYDANNPFSVLNNM, encoded by the exons ATGGGAATTCCTGGATTGACTACCTACGTAAATAATCGTTCATatctctatttaaaatattatgaaTTGCACGATACATACTTAGTTATCGATGGAAACAGTATTATTTGCCAATTATACCTTAATTGTGCGAGGTGCAATTGTGTATTTGGTGGTGATTACGACAATTATGCGCAACACGTATCAAATTTTTTTGACGATCTATTGAAATGCAAGGTAACTCCGCTGGTTGTGATCGATGGCGGCTGCGAGGATAAAAAAATGAAAACTATCATAAGCAGAACGAAAGAGAAGATTCGTACAGCATCGTTCTTTGATATAAGTAGTCAATTGAGAATGAAATTTTTCCCTTTATTACTGACAGATGTTTTCAAGGATGTACTGAGAGAAAAGAATATTCGTCATGTACAATGTCTGTTTGAGGCTGACAAGGATATAGCTGCAGCAGCAAAAATCTTAAACTGTCCTGTTCTCAGCCTCGATTcagatttttatatatatggaCCATTGTACATACCATTTGATACATTAGACGATTATGTAGTTAAAAGCTCAAATGGAAATGGTTATGTGTTACGTTGTAAAATATATAGAGTCGAATATTTACTTCATTCCTTTAGGGGATTAGATCAGTCCTTGTTACCATTGGCTGCTGTATTACTAGGTAATGACTACGTTAAACGTGGAACTTTTAAAAATTTCTTTCGTCATTTGAAACTAAGAGGGGCGTCAAGGAGGAAACATAATCGTCAACAATTTCGTATAGAATCAACTTTTGTCTGGTTGAGTAAATATACCTTGAATAAAGCAATCATAGGAGTCTTAAGTAGATTAGCCAAACCTTGGAGGCAGAAAATATTGAACTTAATAGAGGTCAATATAAATGGTTACACAAATGCATCTGCAGAGATACTCATACCACTAGGATTCCCAAGGGATTATGTTGCTCGTGTAAATACCCATCATTTGAATAGAAGTTTTAAATTTGATGAAGATATCAATACCTTAACATATGTAGAAGAAGTTTGCGAAGATGAAGATTTTGAAACAAGTGGAGAGGAAGATGAAGATATCATTGATATGGTAAACACGCTCAATGAGACTGAATCGATGTCTGAACATGTAGCTGTTAGGAATTTGCCTGCATGGTTTGTAAATGAATATCTTATGGCTAGATATCCAACATACTTTATGGATTTGATAGTTCGACGGTTGTATATTTGTTCTGTACAACTAGAGGATTACTGTTACCCTTCAAGCATTACAATAAGTTTAAAAATTGTCAGCATCATATTTGGTCTTCTAAAATCAGGAATAAATGATAAAGTACGTTATATGAGATATATGACTAGAAATCAAAACAGCGAACTTATATGTCGGGAATTACAAG GTATCGCAAACATAGAGTTTATAAATGAACTTCTACCAGAATGGATGTTGTATGTTGGATGTGCAATGTATTGGATAAAAGAACAAGATCCTTGTCTATCTCATAAGATTTACTTATACTCTATATTTATTTGTATGTTATTTAACATAATAGATTCTAGAATTGGAAAATATAGAGATATAGGTaagtttttaaataaatatggtGAAACAATTAAAACTATCAAAGAGGAAAGAAAAGTAAATAATTATAAGCCAAACTATCCAATGAACTGTACAGTTATTGAAGCTTATAATCAAATTGACCACAGTGATTGCCTCTTAGCAGCGCCATTTTTTATTTCTCACTTTGAAATGGATAAAAAATTATATATGAATCCAAAAAAATTGAATAGACGTATAGTTCATGTATTTGCAGAGTTTCAGAATTGTTTGAAGCATATCATGAATTTAAATACACTTTTAGATTATCCTTATCCACAAATAAAAACTGCAAATCTTTTTCATGGCACATTATTGTATAATTTAAGTAATAAATTTAAAatgcataataataatattgaaGCATACATAGAAATTATTCTTAACATGTCTCCAAGCCTTTTGAGATTGTTTAATatacttttattaaaaataaaaccaATATTTCCATTATTACTCCAGAATGATTATAATCTTACAAAACAAAAACTAAAACCTAAACGTGTAAAAACTGTTGGAAAAAATTCAACTGAAAGTGATACTGAATATTATAGTGCTGATGATCACGTAAATGAACCATTTTATGATGCAAACAATCCATTTTCTGTGCTTAATAACATGTAA
- the Ccs gene encoding copper chaperone for superoxide dismutase, with protein sequence MTMAKIEFAVNMTCQKCVDSVRNVLTGIDGIKSIDVSLEKGNVIVETNLPYSVIQEKIEQSGKKAVLKGYGDNSSAVAMLGGNSGYSVGNRTIGVIRFVHIPDGCLVDGTIDGLTPGKHGMHIHECGDISQGCESVGEHFNPHNTVHGGPEDDASKRHVGDLGNIVADNSGRATFRIIDKFINIPDIIGRSLVITEQPDDLGKGDNPKSKIDGNSGNKLACGIIARSSSLFQNTKKICACDGLTLWDERDKALIDKQDYSGASKNCIVL encoded by the exons ATGACTATGGCAAAG ATTGAATTTGCAGTGAACATGACTTGTCAGAAATGCGTTGATTCGGTACGCAATGTTTTGACTGGGATAGATGGAATTAAAAGTATTGACGTATCATTGGAAAAAGGAAATGTTATAGTAGAAACAAATTTGCCATATTCCGTAATTCAAGAAAAAATTGAACAATCCGGTAAAAAGGCTGTTCTAAAAGGATACGGAG ATAATTCTAGTGCTGTTGCAATGTTAGGAGGAAATTCAGGATACAGTGTAGGAAATAGAACTATAGGTGTAATAAGGTTTGTGCACATTCCTGATGGATGTCTTGTAGATGGAACGATTGATGGTTTGACACCTGGAAAACACGGTATGCATATACACGAATGTGGTGATATTTCTCAGGGTTGTGAGAG CGTTGGAGAACATTTTAATCCACATAATACAGTACATGGTGGCCCCGAGGATGATGCATCAAAACGG CACGTTGGAGACCTGGGAAATATAGTGGCAGACAATTCTGGTAGAGCTACTTTCAGAATAATAGATAAATTTATTAATATACCTGATATTATCGGGAGATCTTTAGTTATAACAGAACAGCCAGATGATTTGGGAAAAGGTGACAATCCGAAATCTAAAATTGATGGAAACAGTGGAAATAA ATTAGCCTGTGGTATTATTGCTCGTTCGTCTAGTTTGTTTCAAAATACCAAAAAGATTTGTGCTTGTGATGGACTGACATTATGGGATGAAAGGGATAAAGCACTTATAGATAAACAAGATTATTCTGGAGCAAGTAAAAACTGTATAGTACTTTAA
- the LOC143425939 gene encoding uncharacterized protein LOC143425939 isoform X1, whose amino-acid sequence MNSYDDNSSKPRGRISVTPQMIVATVKRLQLRKLYVPFSLISEYLQHSYPVGNNLKEFSKELKKKLNCAVHVGLIMKHGENEYYLPTLRQKANTPETAFSEFWEIYKNYSRLCASQIQNGSKHYSRFKNRNKITKYSKNNNYISEI is encoded by the exons ATGAATTCTTATGACGATAACTCATCGAAACCTC GTGGTCGTATTTCGGTGACACCACAGATGATAGTTGCAACAGTAAAAAGATTACAATTGCGTAAACTTTATGTTCCTTTCAGTCTTATTAGCGAATATCTACAGCATTCTTACCCAGTAGGAAATAATTTAAAAGAATTTAGCaaagaattgaaaaaaaaactgaATTGCGCTGTTCACGTTGGAttaataatgaaacatggagaaaatgaatattatctacCTACTCTGAGACAAAAAGCAAATACACCCGAAACAGCATTCAGTGAATTTTGGGAGATatataaaaat TATTCTAGACTCTGTGCTTCACAAATCCAAAATGGAAGTAAGCATTATTCAAGatttaaaaatagaaataaaattaCAAAATATTCCAAAAACAACAATTATATTAGTGAAATATAA
- the LOC143425771 gene encoding uncharacterized protein LOC143425771, translated as MFQMTIVISKRKSTADRLRIKEQTNVNCILYLSTIYKLFENMSVTFAQRGRPPPNPAQIQKMLDENSQLIQTIQEYQNKGKPQECIQYQQMLHRNLVYLASIADANQNIQALLPPPQGILNGPQHGMINPQGLPNAPTGSGGPGADIPPNTQPTLPMSSFSQGQPMSQGGYRGPVMPGQGPSINRPPTAPGPQQYRGPQGYPQQPSQQGYPAQYANQNPGSNYQGPQGSAYTPGQPNQYGPPNTSQQQGYSTSTQPSYCPPTTVNSYGPQPGGYPPPLTTQPPTGYGPPPPNQQGYPPSNPSQQNFPSSGQQQQPGQYGSPSPQPNYQQPPSQAPPQNTYGGGQPGNYPPPSSQAYANNVPPQNYPAPPTSSAQPPQPGSQQNTGPNYVNQPSPGPGATQYGPTSTSPPFSTSSASGVNTYAQSSQPTSTPSASTQTYPPSSGPPPTSQGGSYAPPGPAPSGYPVHQTPHPASHPPHQPPHQSPHQSPHAAHQSPHQPSHQSAHQPPSHPSPHQSQQSQQQSQTPPQSQQQQSQSPAPSGFQPPSGPPQGPAPPPGPQPQPGYGPATTQTYVPPTPGGQPQVYTPHPPQGGQHYGHPQYPPQSYPPPPAGQGYPQYPPRPPAGHMPPPPGPQGPPPPNQYAGYGYQPPPQ; from the exons ATGTTTCAAATGACTATAGTTATTTCTAAGAGAAAATCAACGGCTGATAGATTACGTATAAAAgaacaaacgaatgtgaattgcaTCCTTTATCTATCGACGATTTATAAGCTATTTGAAAATATGTCTGTGACCTTTGCTCAACGCGGCAGACCACCACCGAATCCTGCCCAAATACAGAAG ATGCTTGATGAAAATAGTCAGCTTATACAGACAATACAAGAGTATCAAAATAAAGGGAAACCTCAAGAATGTATACA ATACCAACAAATGCTACATCGTAATTTAGTGTATCTAGCATCTATTGCAGATGCAAATCAGAATATACAAGCGTTGTTACCA CCCCCGCAAGGAATACTTAATGGTCCACAGCATGGTATGATAAATCCACAAGGCCTTCCAAATGCTCCTACAGGATCAGGTGGACCTGGCGCAGATATTCCACCAAATACTCAACCAACATTACCAATGTCGAGTTTTAGTCAAGGCCAGCCTATGTCGCAGGGTGGATACAGGGGCCCTGTTATGCCTGGACAAGGACCTTCTATAAATA GACCACCTACTGCACCTGGACCACAACAATATAGAGGACCACAGGGATACCCTCAGCAACCTTCTCAACAAGGTTATCCTGCGCAATATGCTAATCAAAATCCTGGTTCTAATTATCAAGGACCACAGGGATCAGCATACACTCCAGGCCAACCAAATCAATATGGACCACCAAATACTTCTCAGCAGCAGGGGTACAGTACATCCACACAACCGAGCTATTGTCCTCCAACTACTGTAAATAGCTATGGTCCTCAACCTGGAGGATATCCACCACCATTGACGACTCAGCCTCCTACAGGATACGGACCACCTCCACCAAACCAACAAGGCTATCCACCTTCGAATCCTTCTCAACAAAATTTTCCGTCAAGTGGGCAACAACAACAGCCTGGACAATATGGCAGTCCCAGCCCGCAACCGAATTACCAACAACCTCCGTCTCAAGCTCCACCTCAGAATACGTACGGAGGTGGTCAACCGGGGAATTATCCTCCTCCCTCGTCTCAAGCATACGCAAATAATGTCCCACCTCAAAATTATCCAGCTCCCCCTACATCGAGTGCTCAACCCCCACAACCTGGATCTCAACAAAATACCGGGCCAAATTACGTTAATCAGCCGAGTCCTGGTCCTGGTGCAACGCAGTACGGTCCAACATCTACGTCTCCGCCGTTTAGTACTTCCTCTGCAAGTGGAGTGAACACTTACGCTCAGAGTAGCCAGCCAACGAGCACACCATCCGCTTCGACTCAAACTTATCCGCCAAGCAGTGGCCCACCACCTACATCGCAGGGTGGAAGTTATGCTCCGCCTGGTCCAGCTCCATCTGGATATCCCGTGCATCAAACCCCTCATCCAGCATCGCATCCACCGCACCAACCACCGCATCAGTCTCCGCATCAATCACCTCACGCTGCTCATCAATCACCTCATCAGCCTTCACATCAATCAGCGCATCAGCCACCTTCGCATCCATCTCCGCATCAATCACAACAGTCTCAGCAACAATCACAGACACCGCCACAATCGCAACAACAACAGTCTCAAAGTCCTGCTCCAAGTGGGTTTCAACCACCGTCAGGACCTCCCCAAGGCCCTGCTCCACCACCAGGACCGCAACCACAGCCTGGATATGGTCCAGCTACTACACAGACGTACGTCCCGCCAACACCAGGCGGACAACCACAG GTGTATACCCCTCACCCACCTCAAGGTGGTCAACATTACGGACATCCACAGTATCCGCCTCAAAGTTATCCACCACCACCAGCAGGACAAGGATATCCTCAATATCCACCACGACCACCTGCTGGCCATATGCCTCCTCCCCCTGGACCTCAAGGACCGCCGCCACCAAATCAGTATGCCGGTTATGGATATCAACCACCTCCACAATAG